A single Corticium candelabrum chromosome 12, ooCorCand1.1, whole genome shotgun sequence DNA region contains:
- the LOC134187724 gene encoding uncharacterized protein K02A2.6-like, with protein sequence MAEGLKPPQAFTTTLEAAKEWPQWRDHFTFYMTATKKDKEDEKTKVAILLTAMGGEAISVYRTFTWAADGDEDKLDCVIRAFNNYFKPKSNEIYERFLFLQRKQQPNEPFDSFYTDLLRLVETCGYHQEEKTKIIRDQIVINITADNVREKLLAESDLTLTKAVDMCRSMEATTRYIASMTSTATALKECVTDAAAVHMVKAMKPRPCHYCATNHKPKNCPAWGKQCKYCGIMNHTAEACKKAEKDRLARRQTTKETANAISPQRATPDTPENEERDHFAYCTGTTTQTSKTKAKVWNIILDIGGRGLKAKIDTGATCNILPFTAYRVLCASPPTPTEVQLTAYGGTKLDVCGKTTMEATFQGVTRRMEFIIVRENVETLIGLPSITDLGLIQQTLAVDATGDTPTAISEFKDVFKGLGRLPGEYSIKLKTNAQPVIQPARRVPFRYRQELKSQLDEMEKQGIIAKVTEATNWVSPIVLVTKPGKDKLRICIDPGALNKAIQREHYQLKTPEEIFGTLAGSQYFSTLDATSGFLQIALDKESSYLTTVATPFGRYRYCRLPFGISSAPEVFHRIVTESFADIPGVHTYVDDILVSGCSVEEHDKRLQMVLERCRELNLRLNRSKCQFRKTELKYLGHVLTSEGIKPDPEKVEAIEQFPKPQSKTDVSRLLGLVTYLSKFCPTLAETASPLRQLTQQETAWVWDSVHDRTLQHVKDLVTKAPVLRLFDPALPVRLTVDASQHGLGAAVIQEGHPVEYASRTMSSIQQKYAQIEKEMLAIQFGLTRFHQYVYGQDVIVETDHKPLLGILKKPLAEVSPRLQRMRLRCLKYNYTLEHHSGKEMVLADSLSRMPSTTPYTDYDELTEEQIDSVTEQIIPTPLGRERCTEATRQDPTMQALITYIHTGWPPTRRSVPGPIKPYWNVRHDLTEKDGIVLKGSQAVVPVTMRKTVMNSIHEGHYGIVKCIERAKTSVYWPGYTNEIHDMVASCSKCQENRSQNPKPDTKPHDVPHYPYQKVGTDLFELQGEHYLLTIDYYSKWVTIDHLQSTKAADVITILDKHFANFGIPETIFSDNGPQYANEEFRKFSRKLGFQHTTSSPGYPASNGQAERGVQTVKKMMAKMLEEGRTINDALRVLRNTPIGGDLPTPAILLQGRHLRTQLTINTETLVPHNMDADKTRQKTNRPPIPICVLWSHRKHNELTSAS encoded by the coding sequence TTCCTGTTCCTGCAGAGGAAACAACAACCGAATGAGCCCTTCGACAGCTTCTACACAGATTTGCTGCGCCTGGTGGAAACCTGCGGATATCACCAAGAGGAGAAAACGAAGATCATCCGGGACCAGATTGTAATCAATATCACCGCAGACAACGTCCGCGAGAAACTGTTGGCAGAATCtgacctaaccctaaccaaaGCTGTAGACATGTGCAGGTCAATGGAAGCGACAACCCGTTACATTGCCAGTATGACATCAACCGCCACAGCCTTGAAAGAATGCGTCACCGACGCGGCGGCGGTACACATGGTGAAAGCCATGAAGCCGCGCCCTTGCCACTACTGCGcgacaaaccacaaaccaaaaaactGCCCAGCATGGggaaaacaatgcaaatattgcGGCATTATGAATCACACGGCGGAAGCATGCAAAAAGGCAGAAAAGGACAGACTAGCCcgacgacaaacaacaaaggagACGGCCAATGCGATATCGCCACAACGagccacaccagacacaccagagAACGAGGAGAGAGACCATTTCGCTTACTGCACCGGTACCACGACACAAACCAGTAAAACAAAGGCTAAAGTCTGGAACATAATACTGGACATAGGAGGGAGAGGTTTGAAAGCCAAAATCGACACAGGTGCAACGTGCAACATACTGCCATTCACTGCTTACCGCGTCCTCTGTGCTAGCCCTCCCACGCCAACAGAAGTTCAGCTAACAGCATACGGAggaacaaaattagatgtctgTGGGAAAACAACCATGGaggcaacatttcaaggaGTCACCCGCAGGATGGAATTCATCATAGTACGAGAGAACGTGGAGACGCTCATAGGATTGCCTTCCATCACTGACTTGGGACTAATACAACAGACCCTAGCAGTGGATGCAACAGGGGACACACCCACAGCTATATCAGAGTTCAAAGATGTCTTTAAAGGACTGGGACGACTACCAGGAGAGTACAGCATCAAActaaagacaaatgcacaacCAGTCATCCAACCAGCCAGAAGAGTTCCATTTAGGTACAGGCAGGAACTGAAGTCACAACTGGatgaaatggagaaacaaggcATCATAGCCAAAGTAACAGAGGCTACTAATTGGGTCAGTCCCATAGTCCTTGTAACAAAGCCAGGTAAAGACAAACTAAGGATATGCATTGATCCAGGAGCGTTGAACAAGGCTATACAAAGGGAGCACTATCAATTGAAAACACCCGAAGAGATATTCGGCACGTTGGCAGGCTCACAATATTTCTCAACCCTAGATGCTACATCTGGTTTTCTACAGATTGCCCTAGACAAGGAAAGTAGCTACTTGACAACAGTGGCAACTCCTTTTGGGCGCTACCGGTATTGCCGACTACCTTTCGGAATCAGCTCTGCCCCAGAAGTGTTTCACAGAATAGTGACAGAATCCTTTGCAGACATACCTGGGGTACACACCTATGTGGATGACATCCTTGTATCAGGCTGTAGCGTAGAGGAGCACGACAAACGCCTTCAGATGGTCCTCGAAAGGTGTAGGGAGCTGAACCTTAGACTCAACCGATCCAAATGCCAGTTCAGAAAGACTGAATTAAAGTATCTGGGACATGTGCTTACATCAGAAGGGATAAAACCTGACCCAGAAAAAGTTGAGGCCATTGAGCAATTCCCAAAGCCACAGTCCAAGACAGATGTTTCAAGACTCCTGGGCCTGGTTACATATTTGTCGAAATTTTGTCCTACTTTGGCTGAGACAGCCAGCCCACTGCgacagctaacacagcagGAGACTGCATGGGTGTGGGACTCCGTTCACGACCGCACCCTACAGCATGTGAAAGATCTAGTGACAAAGGCCCCAGTACTACGACTTTTTGATCCAGCATTACCAGTGAGACTAACTGTGGACGCATCACAACATGGGTTGGGAGCAGCTGTTATTCAAGAGGGGCACCCAGTAGAATACGCGTCAAGAACAATGTCCagcatacaacagaaatatgcacaaatagagaagGAAATGCTTGCCATCCAGTTTGGACTAACAAGATTCCATCAGTATGTGTATGGACAAGATGTCATAGTGGAGACTGACCACAAGCCACTACTTGGAATACTGAAAAAGCCCCTTGCTGAAGTCAGTCCTAGGCTTCAGAGAATGCGCCTACGATGTCTCAAATACAACTACACGCTAGAGCACCATTCCGGGAAAGAAATGGTCCTGGCCGATTCTCTGAGCAGAATGCCATCTACAACACCCTATACAGACTATGATGAACTAACAGAAGAGCAAATCGACTCCGTCACAGAGCAAATCATTCCCACACCACTTGGACGTGAAAGATGTACGGAAGCGACCAGACAAGACCCTACAATGCAGGCACTCATcacttacatacacacaggatGGCCACCTACAAGGAGGAGTGTCCCGGGTCCAATCAAACCGTACTGGAATGTGAGACACGACCTAACAGAGAAAGACGGCATTGTCCTCAAAGGAAGCCAAGCTGTCGTCCCTGTGACAATGCGCAAAACGGTGATGAACAGTATACATGAGGGACACTATGGAATAGTGAAGTGTATAGAAAGGGCCAAGACGTCAGTGTACTGGCCTGGCTACACCAATGAAATACATGACATGGTAGCGAGTTGCAGCAAATGCCAAGAAAATCGAAGCCAGAACCCAAAGCCAGACACTAAACCTCATGATGTTCCACACTACCCCTACCAGAAAGTGGGAACAGACTTGTTTGAACTACAAGGGGAACATTACCTACTTACCATCGATTACTACAGCAAATGGGTGACCATAGATCACCTCCAGTCAACGAAAGCAGCTGATGTGATAACTATCCTAGACAAGCATTTTGCCAATTTTGGAATACCAGAAACAATATTCTCGGACAACGGGCCACAGTACGCCAACGAAGAATTTCGCAAGTTCTCCAGGAAGCTGGGATTTCAACACACCACATCCAGTCCAGGCTACCCAGCCAGCAACGGCCAAGCGGAAAGAGGTGTccaaacagtcaagaaaatgATGGCCAAGATGTTGGAGGAGGGCCGTACAATCAATGACGCTCTAAGAGTCCTTAGGAACACACCAATAGGAGGAGACCTGCCTACTCCTGCCATCCTGCTACAGGGGAGACACCTCCGAACCcaactaacaataaatactGAGACTCTGGTTCCACATAACATGGATGCAGACAAGACCAGACAAAAAACTAATCGCCCACCAATCCCAATATGCGTTCTATGGAGCCACAGGAAACACAACGAACTCACCTCTGCTTCCTGA